A region of Flavobacterium indicum GPTSA100-9 = DSM 17447 DNA encodes the following proteins:
- a CDS encoding glycosyltransferase family 2 protein yields MNFSLIICTYNRDEAIATLMHSIAKQTVYPEQIIIVDASLNSKTNDFFEKNQFKNIEYYNVDGENRGLTKQRNFGIQKVVATSEIVCFLDDDTILTANYFQELLDTYHKHPEALGVGGYITNEVHWEKLEANKVTDASYYVNDGYIRKEDKRNVLRKRLGLGADKNPGFLPEFSHGRSVSYLPPTDKIYEVEQFMGGVSSFRKKVLDEHKFSTFFDGYGLYEDADFTFRISRIGKLFVNTKAKLEHHHHPSGRPNQYNYGRMVVWNGWYVWRVRHPKPSFKAKVKWHLITLLLAFIRLGNVISTPNKQAAFTEFIGRIAAYIKLFVKKPKIVS; encoded by the coding sequence ATGAATTTTTCTTTAATAATTTGTACCTATAATAGAGATGAAGCTATTGCAACTTTAATGCATTCGATAGCTAAACAAACCGTGTATCCTGAACAAATTATTATAGTTGACGCATCTTTGAATTCAAAGACAAACGATTTTTTTGAAAAAAATCAATTTAAAAATATAGAATACTATAATGTTGATGGTGAAAATAGAGGATTAACCAAACAACGAAATTTTGGTATTCAAAAAGTAGTAGCTACTAGTGAAATTGTTTGCTTTTTAGACGATGATACTATTTTAACTGCAAATTATTTTCAAGAATTATTAGATACATACCATAAACATCCAGAAGCACTAGGTGTTGGAGGCTATATTACCAATGAAGTTCATTGGGAAAAATTAGAGGCTAATAAAGTAACTGATGCTTCTTATTATGTTAATGATGGTTATATAAGAAAAGAAGATAAACGTAATGTCCTTAGGAAACGACTTGGTTTAGGAGCAGATAAAAATCCAGGTTTCTTGCCTGAATTTTCACATGGACGAAGTGTTTCGTATTTGCCACCAACCGATAAAATTTATGAAGTAGAACAGTTTATGGGGGGGGTGTCTTCTTTTAGAAAAAAAGTTCTCGATGAGCATAAATTTTCTACTTTTTTTGATGGTTATGGTTTGTATGAAGATGCAGATTTTACCTTTAGAATTTCAAGAATAGGAAAACTGTTTGTCAATACAAAAGCAAAATTAGAACATCATCATCATCCTTCAGGAAGGCCAAACCAATACAATTATGGAAGAATGGTGGTTTGGAACGGTTGGTATGTATGGAGAGTAAGACATCCCAAGCCTTCGTTTAAAGCAAAGGTAAAATGGCATTTAATCACTCTGTTATTAGCATTTATTCGATTAGGAAATGTAATTTCTACTCCAAATAAACAAGCGGCTTTTACTGAATTTATTGGAAGGATAGCTGCCTATATTAAACTGTTTGTTAAAAAACCAAAAATAGTTTCATAA